Proteins encoded together in one Telopea speciosissima isolate NSW1024214 ecotype Mountain lineage chromosome 4, Tspe_v1, whole genome shotgun sequence window:
- the LOC122657709 gene encoding uncharacterized protein LOC122657709, with the protein METLSATATVIPSIFSPKRNLSTTTRPLRFAISCKNDESDDDFRSNSNDMNIVPVFKNRFSLSPLSRDAAMGLVLSAATGRGWTTGSGMEGPSVPAGVENESGTEKISTFPWSLFTKSPRRRMRVAFTCNVCGQRTTRAINPHAYTDGTVFVQCCGCNVFHKLVDNLNLFHEMKCYVGPSFRYKDPQGDVGFKFLDMDDQDDDIFPLL; encoded by the exons ATGGAAACCCTAAGTGCTACTGCTACGGTCATCCCTTCAATCTTCTCTCCAAAGCGGAATTTATCCACAACAACAAGACCACTTCGATTCGCCATTTCTTGCAAAA atgatgaaaGCGATGACGATTTCCGATCCAATTCAAATGACATGAACATAGTTCCTGTTTTCAAAAATCGCTTCTCCCTTTCTCCCCTTTCTAGG GATGCCGCCATGGGTTTGGTTCTGAGTGCGGCAACCGGAAGGGGTTGGACGACTGGTTCTGGAATGGAAGGCCCTTCTGTTCCTGCTGGGGTTGAAAACGAATCTGGCACAGAGAAGATCTCGACCTTCCCTTGGTCCCTCTTCACCAAATCGCCTCGTCGGAGAATGCGTGTGGCCTTCACCTGCAACGTCTGTGGCCAGCGGACAACTCGTGCCATCAATCCCCATGCTTACACCGATGGGACCGTCTTTGTGCAG TGCTGTGGATGCAATGTATTTCATAAGCTTGTCGATAATCTAAATCTGTTCCACGAGATGAAGTGCTATGTTGGCCCGAGTTTCCGTTATAAAGATCCGCAAGGAGATGTTGGTTTCAAGTTTCTGGACATGGATGACCAAGATGATGATATCTTCCCCCTCTTATAA
- the LOC122657707 gene encoding plastocyanin B'/B''-like has translation MASVTSAAVAIPSFTGLKAGATFRMGGATAKVVSTHTPIVAGVKASLKEVGVAVVATAASAILASNAMAIEILLGGDDGSLAFVPNSFSISPGEKIIFKNNAGFPHNVVFDEDEIPSGVDAAKISMSEEDLLNGPGETYSVTLSEKGTYAFYCSPHQGAGMVGTVTVN, from the coding sequence ATGGCTAGTGTCACCTCTGCTGCTGTTGCCATCCCCTCCTTTACCGGCCTAAAGGCCGGAGCAACCTTCAGAATGGGCGGCGCCACCGCCAAGGTTGTGTCCACCCATACCCCAATTGTTGCCGGTGTGAAGGCATCACTGAAAGAAGTGGGAGTAGCTGTTGTGGCCACGGCCGCAAGCGCAATTCTTGCCAGCAACGCTATGGCGATTGAGATCTTGCTGGGCGGAGATGATGGGTCGTTGGCGTTCGTGCCCAACAGCTTTAGCATCAGCCCCGGAGAGAAGATCATCTTCAAGAACAATGCTGGGTTCCCCCATAATGTGGTGTTCGATGAGGACGAGATCCCATCTGGGGTCGATGCTGCAAAAATCTCCATGAGCGAGGAAGACCTCCTCAACGGTCCTGGTGAGACCTACTCTGTCACCCTTAGCGAGAAGGGTACCTACGCTTTCTACTGCTCCCCTCATCAAGGAGCTGGCATGGTTGGCACAGTGACTGTTAATTAA
- the LOC122657703 gene encoding phospholipase D delta, with protein sequence MANGSEVDIAISAEPAPMETNYSHQIIYLHGDLDLKILEARSLPNMDLLSERLRRCFTACDTCRVPRANGNRKQHPHRKIITSDPYVKVLLTGATVARTRVIPNSQNPYWEEQFLIPLAHPVSHVDFQIKDNDVFGAQIIGTVQVPARRILTGELIDEWFPVIGPYGKPPKPDSALHLVMTFTPVERNPLFKHGIAADPQHLGVRHTYFPVRKGCSLTLYQDAHIGEGDLPDIKLEKGAVFEHEKCWEDICHAILEAHHLIYIVGWSVFHKVKLVREPTSGRPLPSAGELTLGELLKYKSQEGVRVLLLVWDDKTSHNKFFINTAGVMQTHDEETRKFFKHSSVICVLSPRYASSKLSIVKQQVVGTLFTHHQKCVIVDTQASRNNRKITAFVGGLDLCDGRYDTPKHRLFRDLDTVFREDFHNPTLPAGSKSPRQPWHDLHCRIEGPAAYDILKNFEQRWRKATKWSEFGQRFKRISHFHDDALIKIERISWIISPSPSVGYDDPILSVSKEGHPETWHVQVFRSIDSGSLKGFPKKVQEAEAQNLVCAKNLVFDKSIQTGYIQAIRSAQHFIYIENQYFLGSSYGWPSYENAGANNLIPMELALKIASKIRAKERFAVYIVIPMWPEGAPSSNSVQEILYWQSQTMEMMYEIVARELKSVQLENSHPQDYLNFYCLGNREEIPDEMSPPTSQPSTNGDTASASQKNRRFMIYVHAKGMIVDDEYVILGSANINERSMSGSRDTEIAMGAYQPHHTWAEKKKHPHGQIYGYRMSLWAEHLGIVDDLFKEPQNLDCVKYVNELAKENWGTFVAEEPKPMGGHLLKYPLLVEPNGKVVSLPGHENFPDVGGKIIGAPTTLPDALTT encoded by the exons ATGGCTAACGGTTCAGAAGTAGACATTGCTATCTCTGCTGAGCCTGCTCCAATGGAGACCAATTACTCGCACCAGATCATTTACCTTCACGGCGACCTCGATTTGAAGATTCTCGAAGCTCGTAGCTTGCCCAACATGGATTTACTGTCTGAGCGTCTCCGTCGTTGCTTCACGGCTTGTGACACCTGCCGAGTTCCTCGCGCCAATGGCAACCGCAAGCAACACCCTCACCGCAAAATAATCACTAGCGATCCTTACGTTAAGGTTCTTCTGACTGGGGCTACCGTCGCTCGCACCAGAGTTATACCTAATTCTCAGAACCCTTATTGGGAAGAACAGTTTCTCATCCCGCTCGCTCATCCTGTTTCTCACGTCGACTTCCAGATCAAGGATAACGATGTATTCGGCGCTCAGATTATCGGAACCGTTCAGGTTCCTGCTCGTAGAATCCTTACCGGAGAACTCATCGACGAATGGTTTCCGGTGATCGGACCCTATGGGAAGCCTCCAAAACCTGATTCGGCTCTTCACCTTGTGATGACTTTTACGCCCGTTGAGAGAAATCCGCTGTTCAAGCACGGCATTGCTGCGGATCCGCAGCATTTGGGTGTTCGTCACACTTACTTTCCTGTTAGGAAAGGGTGTTCATTGACTCTGTATCAGGACGCCCATATTGGCGAGGGGGACCTTCCGGATATTAAATTGGAGAAGGGGGCGGTTTTCGAACACGAAAAGTGCTGGGAAGATATCTGTCATGCCATATTGGAAGCCCATCACTTGATTTATATTGTCGGTTGGTCTGTTTTCCACAAGGTGAAGCTGGTCAGAGAACCAACATCCGGCAGGCCGTTACCAAGTGCTGGGGAACTGACACTTGGTGAGCTGCTCAAGTATAAATCCCAAGAAGGAGTGCGTGTGTTGTTGTTGGTCTGGGATGACAAGACTTCCCACAACAAATTCTTCATCAATACA GCAGGAGTGATGCAAACTCATGATGAAGAAACTCGGAAATTTTTCAAGCATTCATCAGTCATTTGTGTGCTGTCACCTCGTTATGCCAGTAGTAAGCTTAGCATTGTCAAGCAACAG GTTGTTGGGACCCTCTTTACACACCATCAAAAATGTGTGATAGTGGATACACAAGCATCTAGAAATAACCGAAAGATTACTGCGTTTGTGGGTGGTCTTGATCTTTGTGATGGTCGCTATGATACTCCCAAGCATCGACTGTTTCGTGATCTTGACACTGTATTTCGGGAAGATTTTCATAATCCTACACTTCCT GCAGGAAGTAAGAGTCCACGACAACCATGGCACGATTTGCACTGCAGAATTGAAGGTCCTGCTGCATATGATATCCTTAAAAACTTTGAGCAACGTTGGAGAAAAGCAACTAAATGGTCTGAGTTTGGCCAGCGTTTCAAAAGGATATCTCATTTTCACGATGATGCTTTAATAAAGATAGAACGTATCTCATGGATAATTAGTCCTTCGCCATCTGTTGGTTATGATGATCCTATCCTTTCGGTTTCCAAGGAAGGGCATCCTGAAACTTGGCATGTTCAG GTTTTCCGATCAATTGACTCTGGATCGCTAAAAGGATTTCCTAAAAAAGTTCAGGAAGCTGAGGCTCAG AACCTTGTCTGTGCAAAAAATTTGGTATTCGATAAGAGTATTCAAACAGGATACATCCAGGCAATTAGATCTGCACAACACttcatatatattgaaaatcaatattttCTGGGATCATCTTATGGGTGgccatcttatgaaaatgcaG GTGCTAATAATTTAATCCCAATGGAGTTGGCATTAAAAATTGCTAGCAAAATAAGAGCCAAGGAGAGATTTGCTGTATATATTGTCATACCAATGTGGCCTGAGGGTGCTCCTAGTTCTAATTCTGTGCAAGAAATTCTGTATTGGCAG AGCCAGACAATGGAAATGATGTATGAAATTGTTGCACGGGAGTTAAAATCCGTGCAGCTTGAGAACTCACACCCTCAAGACTACCTTAATTTCTATTGTCTTGGTAATCGGGAAGAAATACCTGATGAAATGTCACCACCAACTAGTCAACCATCTACTAATGGTGATACG GCCTCTGCTTCTCAAAAGAACCGACGGTTTATGATTTATGTTCACGCCAAAGGAATGATAGTAGATGATGAATATGTCATTTTAGGATCCGCCAATATTAACGAAAGATCAATGTCTGGTTCAAGAGACACGGAGATAGCTATGGGTGCGTATCAGCCACATCACACATGGgctgagaagaagaaacatcCACATGGCCAG ATATATGGGTACAGAATGTCTCTGTGGGCAGAGCACCTGGGGATAGTAGATGACCTCTTCAAGGAGCCACAAAATTTGGATTGTGTTAAATATGTGAACGAACTGGCTAAAGAAAACTGGGGGACATTCGTAGCCGAGGAACCGAAGCCAATGGGTGGCCACCTTCTCAAGTACCCGCTCTTGGTAGAACCCAATGGAAAGGTGGTCAGTTTGCCTGGACatgagaattttcctgatgttgGTGGTAAGATAATCGGGGCTCCCACTACACTTCCAGATGCTTTAACCACATAG